Proteins encoded by one window of Candidatus Methylomirabilota bacterium:
- a CDS encoding S9 family peptidase, whose translation MRALASCLLAITLFVGCAEELPRRGAADKPPELIPVSRFFANRESNYGYRLSPDGTKLGWIASHQRRSTIFFRSLDDRQPTILDTHSSRSIFGFRWAQDSRHVLYGQDRDGDENLHVYLADTEAPTDKPVDLTPWPSSRSWIHRVLRADPAHVIISSNRRDRSIFDLYRVSLATREASLIAENPGDVTQWMTDQDGMPRARLRRSGTGQSLEVWRTGTWRAVRTLADEEFQVELLGVTPDDRGLWALSGGGRDRRALLRVDLETGKDSVVYEHPRVDVEWVRVSERTRTPLIASVNPDYPRETVFDPELAAALASLKRRGPANLWVLSLDDAERRMTVQAGTDRGYESYLVERGGGEPVLLGRSPSMAFADALTSVEPVAFKSRDGLELHGYLTRPAGFTAPGPLVLVVHGGHWWRDYWLYDPEVQFLANRGYAVLQVNYRGSTGYGRRFMESAIGEYAGKMHDDLVDAVGWAVKRGVADPKRVAIYGGSYGGYAALVGMTFTPDVFACGVSVVGPSNLVTLFETIPPYWKLTYVPRFLKYIGDPYTPEGRKALEARSPLFKVDRVQGSILLIHGTRDSRVNVRESEQMARALLEAGKDARLVLLDDEGHLNSYGNFRNA comes from the coding sequence ATGCGAGCGCTCGCATCCTGTCTTCTCGCCATAACCCTCTTCGTCGGCTGCGCGGAGGAGCTGCCGCGCCGAGGCGCCGCGGACAAGCCGCCCGAGCTCATTCCCGTCTCGCGCTTCTTCGCCAATCGGGAATCGAACTACGGGTACCGTCTCTCGCCCGACGGGACCAAGCTGGGCTGGATCGCCTCCCACCAGAGGCGCAGCACGATCTTCTTTCGCTCTCTCGATGATCGGCAGCCGACGATTCTCGACACGCATTCCTCCCGGTCGATCTTCGGTTTCCGGTGGGCCCAGGACAGCCGCCACGTCCTCTACGGGCAGGACCGCGACGGAGATGAGAACCTCCACGTCTATCTGGCCGACACGGAAGCGCCGACCGACAAGCCGGTCGACCTGACCCCGTGGCCCAGCTCACGATCCTGGATTCATCGGGTGCTCCGCGCCGATCCGGCGCACGTCATCATCTCGTCGAACCGGCGCGATCGCTCGATCTTCGATCTCTATCGTGTGAGCCTGGCCACCCGCGAGGCGAGCCTCATCGCCGAGAACCCCGGCGACGTCACGCAGTGGATGACCGACCAGGACGGGATGCCGCGTGCCCGCCTGAGGCGCTCGGGTACCGGGCAGAGTCTGGAAGTCTGGCGGACGGGCACGTGGCGCGCCGTCCGGACGCTCGCCGACGAGGAGTTTCAGGTCGAGCTGCTCGGCGTGACGCCTGACGACCGAGGGCTCTGGGCCTTGTCGGGCGGCGGTCGTGATCGCCGAGCACTCTTGCGCGTGGACCTCGAAACGGGCAAAGACTCCGTTGTCTACGAGCATCCGCGAGTGGATGTGGAGTGGGTGCGAGTGAGCGAGCGCACCCGAACTCCCCTGATCGCTTCCGTGAATCCGGACTATCCGAGGGAGACGGTGTTCGACCCCGAGCTAGCCGCGGCCCTCGCCTCCCTCAAGCGCCGCGGCCCGGCGAATCTGTGGGTCCTCAGTCTCGACGATGCCGAGCGGCGGATGACCGTCCAGGCGGGCACGGATAGAGGATACGAGTCGTATCTCGTCGAGCGCGGCGGGGGCGAGCCGGTGCTCCTCGGACGGTCGCCGTCGATGGCGTTTGCCGACGCGCTGACTTCCGTGGAGCCGGTCGCCTTCAAGAGCCGCGACGGGCTCGAGCTGCACGGCTATCTGACGCGCCCCGCCGGCTTCACGGCGCCGGGCCCGCTCGTCCTCGTCGTCCACGGCGGGCACTGGTGGCGCGACTACTGGCTCTACGACCCGGAGGTGCAGTTCCTCGCGAACCGGGGCTACGCGGTGCTGCAGGTGAACTATCGCGGCTCCACTGGATACGGCCGGCGCTTCATGGAGTCCGCCATCGGCGAGTACGCGGGCAAGATGCACGACGACCTCGTCGACGCGGTGGGCTGGGCCGTCAAGCGCGGAGTGGCCGATCCGAAGCGCGTGGCCATCTACGGGGGCAGCTACGGAGGCTATGCCGCCCTGGTCGGCATGACCTTCACCCCCGACGTATTCGCCTGCGGGGTGAGCGTGGTGGGCCCCTCGAACCTCGTGACTCTCTTCGAGACGATTCCGCCCTACTGGAAGCTGACCTACGTCCCGCGATTCTTGAAGTACATCGGGGATCCGTACACGCCCGAAGGCCGGAAGGCTCTCGAAGCGCGCTCCCCCCTCTTCAAGGTCGATCGCGTGCAGGGGTCGATTCTCCTGATTCATGGCACGCGGGACAGCCGGGTGAATGTCCGCGAGTCCGAGCAGATGGCGAGGGCGCTGCTCGAGGCCGGCAAGGATGCGCGTCTCGTCCTCCTCGACGACGAGGGCCACCTGAATAGCTACGGCAATTTTCGGAACGC
- a CDS encoding nuclear transport factor 2 family protein has translation MALESELLTFPKGEDPWSREQVAGLLRAVEDMFHRRDIEALVHGFTEDCVVRFSEQPELRGRDALRKLFTARLSRQKNYRLQKTLLALEGNVLANVWEGTWEDHETGKRMAGRGLEVWRMRDGMIAVWDAAFNVWERDGERKSPVM, from the coding sequence TTGGCTCTGGAGTCTGAGCTTCTGACATTTCCCAAGGGTGAGGATCCCTGGTCGCGCGAGCAAGTGGCCGGGCTGCTCCGCGCCGTCGAGGACATGTTCCACCGGCGCGATATCGAGGCACTGGTGCACGGCTTCACCGAGGATTGCGTCGTTCGGTTCTCCGAGCAGCCGGAGCTGCGCGGACGCGATGCGCTCCGCAAGCTCTTCACCGCGCGCCTGTCGCGGCAGAAGAACTACCGCCTGCAGAAGACGCTCCTGGCCCTCGAGGGGAACGTCCTCGCTAATGTCTGGGAGGGCACCTGGGAGGACCACGAAACCGGCAAGCGCATGGCGGGCCGCGGGCTCGAGGTGTGGCGGATGCGAGACGGTATGATCGCTGTCTGGGACGCCGCCTTCAACGTCTGGGAGCGGGACGGCGAGCGAAAATCACCGGTCATGTGA
- a CDS encoding DinB family protein: MDARDLLLDEHCRVHSAAVGGDKMSMAERTFGGLTDEQMRVRPREDLNSLAWLMWHISRAEDVFANLLISGRDQVLDGGWSGRLKISRPDFGIGMTKPEVSELSEKIDIAALRDYRDAVGRRTREIVGGFGPGDWKGEIEASAVEKAAALGCFGTRAEGMVKAFAGRSRSAVVPAILIMHSAGHMGEAATVRTAGGFGSGV, translated from the coding sequence ATGGATGCTCGTGACCTTCTCCTCGATGAGCACTGCCGCGTGCACTCCGCGGCCGTGGGCGGCGACAAGATGTCGATGGCCGAGCGAACCTTCGGTGGCCTCACCGACGAGCAGATGCGGGTGCGGCCCCGGGAGGACCTGAACTCGCTGGCGTGGCTCATGTGGCACATCTCTCGCGCGGAGGACGTCTTCGCCAATCTCCTGATCAGTGGGCGTGATCAGGTCCTCGACGGGGGCTGGTCCGGGCGGCTGAAGATCTCGCGGCCCGACTTTGGCATCGGGATGACCAAGCCCGAGGTGTCCGAGCTGAGCGAGAAGATCGACATCGCGGCGCTGCGGGACTACCGGGACGCCGTGGGCCGGCGGACACGGGAGATCGTCGGCGGTTTCGGACCGGGCGACTGGAAGGGCGAGATCGAAGCCAGCGCCGTCGAGAAAGCTGCCGCTCTCGGCTGCTTCGGCACCCGCGCCGAGGGAATGGTGAAAGCCTTTGCCGGCCGGTCGCGTTCCGCGGTGGTGCCCGCGATTCTGATCATGCACTCCGCCGGGCACATGGGCGAAGCGGCCACGGTGCGCACCGCGGGAGGTTTTGGCTCTGGAGTCTGA